A portion of the Anoxybacillus gonensis genome contains these proteins:
- the trmL gene encoding tRNA (uridine(34)/cytosine(34)/5-carboxymethylaminomethyluridine(34)-2'-O)-methyltransferase TrmL: protein MALHVVLYQPEIPANTGNIARTCAATGTSLHLIRPLGFSTDDKMLKRAGLDYWEYVDIHYYDSLQELFDKYKEGEFFFITKFGQTYYTSFDYSDQTKDYFFVFGRETSGLPKDLIENNMERCLRIPMNEYVRSLNLSNTAAILVYEALRQQNFPNVF from the coding sequence GTGGCTTTACATGTTGTTTTATATCAACCAGAAATTCCAGCGAATACGGGCAATATTGCACGTACATGTGCAGCAACAGGAACGTCGTTACATTTAATTCGTCCACTCGGATTTTCAACAGATGACAAAATGTTGAAGCGTGCCGGATTAGATTATTGGGAATATGTAGATATTCACTATTACGATTCATTACAAGAGCTTTTTGATAAATATAAAGAAGGAGAATTTTTCTTTATTACAAAGTTTGGTCAAACATATTACACATCGTTTGACTATAGTGATCAAACGAAAGATTACTTTTTCGTTTTCGGTCGCGAGACGAGCGGCTTGCCAAAAGACTTAATCGAAAACAATATGGAACGTTGTTTACGCATTCCGATGAACGAATACGTTCGCTCACTCAATTTATCGAACACAGCGGCCATTCTCGTGTACGAGGCGTTAAGACAACAAAACTTTCCAAATGTATTTTAA
- a CDS encoding DUF3147 family protein, with product MFTLVKIIVSAIIIGIVTEVAKRYPTFGGIIAALPLVSLLSLFWLYFQGEQTQNLSKFVFGVLWGFPATAFLLLIVAFSLKASFSLILSIGLGLGGWGVFLAMQNIVFKNI from the coding sequence ATGTTTACGTTAGTAAAAATAATAGTATCAGCAATAATAATTGGAATTGTAACAGAAGTGGCAAAGAGATATCCGACCTTTGGAGGAATTATAGCAGCATTACCATTGGTCAGTTTATTGAGTTTATTTTGGCTTTATTTTCAGGGAGAACAAACACAAAATTTAAGTAAATTTGTATTTGGTGTTTTATGGGGATTTCCAGCAACCGCCTTTTTATTATTAATTGTGGCTTTTTCCTTAAAGGCTTCATTTTCGTTAATTTTATCGATTGGATTAGGATTAGGTGGTTGGGGAGTATTTTTAGCCATGCAGAATATTGTATTTAAGAACATATAA
- the tnpC gene encoding IS66 family transposase, whose amino-acid sequence MLTVQQAVFTVEGLIGKVQQQKQLIHQLIQENEHLRQENKQLRKENEQLKHRVQELEARTKKNSSNSHLPPSSDRFEKKRSSREPSGKKPGGQEGHEGTTLRQVEHPHHRVVHRVHTCQGCGASLRDVKPFKVDVRQVFDLPPVSIEVTQHEREVKSCPHCRCVQQAEFPPHVTNHVQYGPRLTALVVYLHHIQLIPYKRLSDTIEALYQHSVSTGTLANMVKRGREALESNMDMIEDALLNSNILHVDETSLRINGKLAWVHVACTSTYTYLAFHASRGKKATDEIGILPQYKGTMMHDAFGTYPRYTKATHALCHAHHLRELKGFIEQGHTWASRMTTFLLAAKQAVEAHHGALSEEEAKRWERVYDRILAKAQHRLETMTPFPKKALAFIRRLQKRKEEALRFLCEVHVPFDNNQAERDLRMVKVKENISGTFRDETFAQSFCIARSIVSTLTKHEKNVWDSLCLLLAGETIDRVLSAT is encoded by the coding sequence ATGTTGACGGTACAACAAGCTGTATTTACAGTTGAGGGCTTAATCGGCAAAGTCCAACAACAAAAACAGCTCATTCATCAACTCATTCAAGAAAATGAACATTTGCGTCAAGAAAACAAACAGCTACGCAAAGAAAATGAACAACTCAAGCATCGCGTTCAAGAGCTGGAAGCACGCACGAAAAAAAACAGCTCCAATAGCCATTTGCCCCCATCTTCTGACCGTTTTGAGAAAAAGCGTTCCTCCCGCGAGCCGTCTGGCAAAAAGCCTGGTGGGCAAGAGGGACATGAGGGGACGACGCTCCGTCAAGTGGAACATCCACATCATCGTGTCGTCCATCGCGTACATACGTGTCAAGGATGTGGGGCTTCTTTGCGTGACGTCAAACCGTTCAAAGTCGATGTCCGTCAAGTGTTTGATCTGCCTCCCGTGTCGATTGAAGTGACACAACATGAGCGTGAAGTGAAATCATGTCCGCATTGTCGATGCGTGCAACAAGCGGAGTTTCCACCACATGTCACGAATCATGTGCAATACGGTCCACGTCTTACTGCGCTCGTTGTTTATTTGCATCATATCCAATTGATCCCTTACAAGCGTTTAAGTGATACAATCGAAGCGTTATATCAACACTCGGTTAGTACAGGAACCCTTGCCAATATGGTGAAACGAGGACGCGAAGCGCTGGAATCCAATATGGACATGATCGAAGACGCCTTACTTAACTCTAACATCTTGCATGTCGATGAAACGAGTTTGCGCATCAATGGTAAACTCGCATGGGTGCATGTCGCATGTACGTCGACATATACGTACTTGGCTTTTCACGCTTCTCGTGGAAAGAAAGCAACGGATGAGATCGGGATTCTTCCACAATACAAAGGGACGATGATGCATGATGCATTCGGTACGTATCCGAGATACACGAAAGCCACACATGCTCTTTGCCATGCCCATCATTTACGTGAGCTAAAAGGCTTCATCGAACAAGGCCATACATGGGCATCGCGCATGACCACGTTTCTGTTAGCCGCCAAACAGGCAGTCGAAGCGCATCACGGTGCACTTTCCGAAGAAGAAGCGAAACGATGGGAACGAGTGTATGATCGTATCCTAGCGAAAGCACAGCACCGATTGGAAACGATGACACCTTTTCCGAAAAAAGCACTCGCTTTTATTCGACGGCTTCAAAAACGAAAGGAAGAAGCGCTGCGTTTCTTATGTGAAGTGCATGTTCCCTTTGACAATAACCAAGCCGAGCGAGATCTTCGCATGGTCAAAGTCAAAGAGAACATCTCGGGTACATTTCGTGACGAAACGTTCGCGCAGTCGTTTTGCATCGCAAGAAGCATCGTTTCCACACTTACGAAACACGAAAAAAACGTGTGGGACTCGTTGTGTCTTCTGTTGGCAGGCGAAACGATCGATCGAGTTCTTTCCGCTACCTAG
- a CDS encoding B3/4 domain-containing protein: MVTISDTIKQHVAHFKIGVITYEQIVVGASPNMLKGKLRQLQELLYFDMEQTPLADWPEVKEWRSVFKQVGTDPSRYRPSSESLLRRVQKQSFIPSIHSAADVNNFFSLYYKLPIGIYDRDHLTGDIAVTIGTQADEYIGINDRTTNFDRKLVTKDAQGPFGSPIVDSKRTMVTEQTTNAIQIVYFLPSFTETQCEQILQAMKEMFIQIHGGTAHTQLII, from the coding sequence ATGGTAACCATTTCTGACACAATCAAACAGCATGTGGCTCATTTTAAAATTGGAGTCATTACATATGAACAAATTGTCGTCGGCGCATCTCCAAATATGTTGAAGGGAAAACTCCGTCAATTGCAAGAACTATTGTATTTTGACATGGAGCAAACACCATTGGCTGACTGGCCTGAAGTGAAAGAATGGCGATCGGTGTTCAAGCAGGTCGGCACAGATCCAAGCCGCTACCGCCCCTCATCAGAAAGTTTGCTTCGTCGCGTACAGAAGCAAAGTTTTATTCCATCCATTCACTCGGCGGCCGATGTGAATAACTTTTTTTCCTTATATTATAAACTACCGATCGGCATTTATGATCGAGATCATCTAACAGGAGATATAGCCGTCACGATCGGTACACAAGCAGATGAATATATCGGCATCAATGATCGGACGACAAATTTTGATCGAAAACTCGTCACAAAAGACGCTCAAGGCCCGTTCGGCAGTCCAATCGTTGATTCGAAACGAACAATGGTTACAGAGCAAACAACAAATGCAATTCAAATCGTATATTTTCTGCCCTCATTTACAGAAACGCAATGTGAACAAATATTGCAAGCGATGAAAGAGATGTTTATTCAAATCCATGGGGGTACAGCTCATACACAACTCATCATATAA
- the queG gene encoding tRNA epoxyqueuosine(34) reductase QueG, whose translation MDVAALKEEIIQYSRTIGIDKIGFASADPFSELKERLREQQRLGYESGFEEPDIDKRTTPSLLLKEARSIIAIALAYPSKLKNAPRSTKKERRGIFCRASWGQDYHIILRDRLQKLEQFILTRVPDAKVKSMVDTGELSDRAVAERAGIGWSGKNCSIITPEFGSYVYLGEMITNIPFPPDAPIEDECGTCTRCIDACPTGALVQGGQLNAKRCIAFLTQTKTFIPDEFRDKIGNRLYGCDTCQLVCPKNKGKDFHFHPEMEPDPEVVKPLLKPILHMTNRQFKETFGHLSGAWRGKKPIQRNAIIALAHYKDESAIDDLFVLLQEDSRPVIRGTAAWALGKIGNRKVVPMLQQAKEREQDEDVIREIEKALAMFENV comes from the coding sequence GTGGACGTTGCTGCATTAAAAGAGGAAATTATTCAATATAGTCGAACGATTGGTATCGACAAAATCGGTTTTGCCAGTGCTGATCCGTTTAGCGAATTAAAAGAACGGCTACGTGAGCAACAACGACTCGGTTATGAATCAGGATTTGAAGAGCCGGATATTGACAAACGAACAACTCCATCTTTGTTGTTGAAAGAAGCGCGTTCCATTATTGCGATCGCCCTTGCCTACCCGTCAAAATTGAAAAACGCTCCACGAAGTACAAAAAAAGAACGTCGAGGCATTTTTTGTCGCGCATCTTGGGGACAAGATTATCACATCATTTTACGTGATCGGCTGCAAAAGCTAGAGCAATTTATTCTCACCCGTGTACCAGATGCAAAAGTAAAATCGATGGTCGATACCGGGGAGTTATCGGATCGGGCGGTAGCCGAGCGTGCAGGTATCGGGTGGAGTGGGAAAAACTGCTCAATTATTACGCCAGAGTTTGGATCGTACGTATATTTAGGAGAAATGATTACAAATATCCCGTTTCCTCCGGATGCGCCAATTGAAGACGAATGTGGGACGTGCACGCGCTGCATTGATGCTTGTCCGACAGGCGCACTTGTGCAAGGGGGACAGTTGAATGCGAAACGATGTATCGCTTTTTTAACGCAAACGAAAACGTTTATTCCTGATGAGTTTCGCGATAAAATTGGTAATCGATTGTACGGATGTGATACGTGCCAGCTCGTTTGTCCAAAAAATAAAGGAAAAGACTTTCACTTTCATCCAGAGATGGAACCCGATCCGGAAGTGGTGAAACCGCTATTAAAACCAATTCTTCATATGACGAATCGGCAATTTAAAGAGACGTTTGGGCATTTATCGGGGGCATGGCGTGGGAAAAAACCGATTCAACGGAATGCGATCATTGCATTGGCTCATTATAAAGATGAGAGTGCGATAGATGATTTATTCGTACTGCTTCAGGAAGATTCACGTCCTGTCATTCGCGGAACCGCGGCGTGGGCGCTTGGGAAAATCGGAAATCGCAAAGTTGTGCCGATGCTACAACAAGCGAAAGAAAGGGAACAAGATGAAGACGTCATTCGTGAAATCGAAAAAGCATTAGCGATGTTTGAAAACGTGTAG
- a CDS encoding amidase domain-containing protein encodes MRKQLHDLLHERVRHFFVSDMADEEMERKRKLLAKRNAKLVKCEGKGTIVEKKYIAPYTFVRYVIHFRFFIWQSGWMYVEEQQEVREAVFEGRELASHRLVLPEIETEQMEKKEERDDDERIRYTYDRLAAVRYAEIWWNDYNPAFHTFPVDCTNFVSQCLHAGGIPMMGYPNKTKGWWTRKNDWSYTWTVAHAFRWYLSGSKTGIQAIEKKSPEQLSLGDVICYDFQGDGRFDHTTIVVAKDKQGMPLVNAHTSNSRMRYWSYEDSTAYTPNIQYKFFHIIDHI; translated from the coding sequence ATGAGAAAACAGCTGCACGATCTTCTTCATGAACGCGTCCGTCATTTTTTTGTCAGCGATATGGCAGATGAAGAAATGGAACGAAAAAGAAAGCTGTTGGCTAAGCGCAATGCAAAGCTTGTGAAATGTGAAGGAAAAGGTACAATTGTTGAAAAAAAGTATATTGCTCCGTATACGTTTGTTCGCTATGTTATTCATTTTCGTTTTTTCATTTGGCAAAGCGGATGGATGTATGTTGAAGAACAACAAGAGGTACGCGAAGCTGTATTTGAGGGACGGGAACTTGCTAGCCATCGCCTTGTTTTACCAGAGATCGAAACAGAACAAATGGAAAAGAAAGAAGAACGTGATGACGATGAACGCATCCGTTATACGTATGATCGACTAGCAGCAGTCCGGTATGCTGAAATATGGTGGAACGATTATAATCCAGCTTTTCATACATTTCCCGTTGATTGTACAAATTTTGTCTCTCAATGTTTGCATGCGGGCGGCATTCCGATGATGGGCTATCCAAACAAAACAAAAGGATGGTGGACGCGCAAAAACGACTGGAGCTATACGTGGACGGTCGCGCATGCGTTTCGTTGGTATTTAAGCGGATCGAAAACAGGCATTCAAGCTATTGAAAAAAAATCACCAGAACAGTTGTCTCTCGGTGATGTCATTTGTTATGATTTTCAAGGGGACGGGCGGTTTGATCATACGACGATCGTCGTCGCCAAAGATAAACAAGGGATGCCGCTCGTAAATGCCCATACGTCCAATAGTCGCATGCGTTATTGGTCGTATGAAGATTCCACAGCTTATACGCCGAATATTCAATATAAGTTTTTTCATATTATTGATCATATATAG
- a CDS encoding MarR family winged helix-turn-helix transcriptional regulator, translated as MQLDNMIETINEQWTDIYYLLHYVHDDNITHQAIRLLQHIEKNKETTIGDLAKHLSVSHNTASEHTKRLIKKGLVTKRRSSIDERKVFVTLTEEGRNVLYRHTRLDKDKLRKVLENLRTSDLEIIQKAFSILNEGAKKCLR; from the coding sequence ATGCAATTGGATAATATGATTGAGACTATCAACGAGCAATGGACGGACATCTATTACCTATTACATTATGTTCACGACGATAATATTACTCATCAAGCCATTCGTTTGTTGCAACATATTGAAAAAAACAAAGAAACAACCATAGGAGATTTAGCCAAACATTTAAGTGTATCCCATAATACTGCTTCTGAACATACAAAAAGACTAATAAAAAAAGGGCTTGTTACTAAACGAAGAAGTAGCATAGATGAAAGAAAAGTTTTTGTAACTTTAACTGAAGAAGGAAGGAACGTGTTGTATCGACATACTCGATTGGATAAAGATAAATTAAGGAAAGTTTTAGAAAATCTTCGTACATCTGATTTAGAGATAATACAAAAGGCTTTTTCTATTCTTAATGAGGGGGCAAAAAAATGTTTACGTTAG
- a CDS encoding phosphotransferase, translating into MQRLINNYKTVPHSVGWGWANEPTDSWQGFLLNRVIEANKILDSHLEKDDLNFVLELVKSPNRNSFNREPFLLHGDCGVHNFIFNEGELCGVIDPTPVFGEPLYDLIYAFCSSPDDLTKETINSAASHLIIKGNKSEQLLYEEVLIGLYLRLATCIRHHPNDLEDYLKAWNYWKNIIKDT; encoded by the coding sequence GTGCAACGCCTTATAAATAATTATAAGACCGTTCCTCATTCCGTTGGCTGGGGATGGGCAAATGAACCAACAGATTCGTGGCAAGGTTTTCTTTTGAATAGGGTTATTGAAGCAAATAAGATTTTAGATTCACACTTAGAAAAAGATGATTTAAATTTTGTACTTGAACTTGTGAAAAGTCCAAATAGAAATAGTTTTAACAGAGAACCATTTTTATTACATGGGGATTGTGGTGTACATAATTTTATTTTTAATGAGGGAGAGTTATGTGGGGTGATTGATCCAACTCCTGTTTTTGGAGAACCCCTTTATGATTTAATCTATGCGTTTTGTTCTTCACCAGATGATTTAACTAAAGAAACGATAAATTCAGCAGCAAGTCATTTGATAATTAAAGGGAACAAAAGTGAACAACTATTATATGAAGAAGTGCTTATTGGTTTATATCTCAGATTAGCAACATGTATTAGACATCATCCAAATGATTTAGAGGACTATCTAAAAGCTTGGAACTACTGGAAGAACATAATCAAAGACACATGA
- a CDS encoding PrkA family serine protein kinase, which translates to MDILKKIQKYREEEQKLKWEGTFAEYLEIVKEKPWVAQSAHSRVYNMIKDAGIEEIDGKKKYNFFSGQLFGLEEALERLVEEYFHPAAKRLDVRKRILLLMGPVSGGKSTLVTMLKRGLEAYSYTDRGAVYAIKGCPMHEDPLHLIPHHLRDEFYKEYGIRIEGNLSPLNMMRLEKEYGGRIEDVMVERIFFSEDKRVGIGTFSPSDPKSQDIADLTGSIDFSTIAQYGSESDPRAYRFDGELNKANRGIMEFQEMLKCDEKFLWHLLSLTQEGNFKAGRFALISADELIVAHTNETEYRSFIANKKNEALHSRIIVMPIPYNLKVSEEERIYEKMIRESDVADVHIAPHTLRVAAMFTILTRLKEPKRGDIDLVKKMRLYDGELVEGFNEVDVEELKKEHPDEGMSGIDPRYVINRISSCIIRKEVPSINALDVLRALKEGLEHHPSISKEDRERYLNFISIARKEYDEIAKREVQKAFVYSYEESAKTLMDNYLDNVEAYCNKAKIRDPLTGEEMNPDEKLMRSIEEQIGISENAKKAFREEILIRISAYARKGQRFDYNSHERLREAIQKKLFADLKDIVKITTSTKTPDEQQLKKINEVVARLIDEYGYNSTSANELLRYVGSLLNR; encoded by the coding sequence ATGGACATTTTGAAAAAAATACAAAAATATAGAGAAGAAGAACAAAAATTGAAGTGGGAAGGGACATTTGCGGAGTACTTGGAAATCGTAAAAGAAAAGCCGTGGGTAGCTCAGTCTGCTCATTCTCGCGTTTACAATATGATTAAAGATGCAGGGATAGAAGAAATAGATGGAAAGAAAAAATATAACTTTTTTAGCGGCCAATTGTTTGGACTTGAGGAAGCGCTAGAGCGGCTTGTAGAAGAATATTTTCATCCAGCTGCTAAACGTTTAGATGTTCGAAAGCGTATTTTGTTGTTAATGGGACCAGTAAGCGGCGGAAAATCGACGCTTGTGACGATGTTAAAGAGAGGGCTTGAGGCGTACTCATATACGGATCGTGGTGCTGTATATGCCATTAAAGGATGTCCGATGCACGAAGATCCGCTTCATTTAATCCCGCACCATTTGCGCGACGAGTTTTATAAAGAGTATGGTATTCGTATCGAAGGAAATTTGTCGCCATTAAATATGATGCGGCTTGAAAAAGAATATGGTGGTCGCATTGAAGATGTGATGGTCGAACGCATCTTTTTCTCAGAAGATAAGCGTGTTGGAATCGGGACGTTCAGCCCGTCAGATCCGAAGTCGCAAGACATTGCTGATTTAACAGGGAGCATTGATTTTTCTACGATTGCTCAATATGGGTCAGAATCGGATCCGCGCGCATATCGCTTTGATGGGGAGTTAAACAAAGCAAACCGCGGCATTATGGAATTTCAAGAAATGTTAAAGTGCGATGAAAAGTTTTTATGGCATTTGCTTTCTTTAACGCAAGAAGGAAACTTTAAGGCAGGACGTTTTGCGCTTATTAGTGCAGATGAATTGATTGTTGCCCACACGAACGAAACAGAGTATCGTTCGTTTATTGCAAATAAAAAGAACGAGGCGCTTCATTCGCGCATTATCGTTATGCCAATCCCGTATAACTTAAAAGTGTCAGAAGAAGAGCGCATTTATGAAAAAATGATTCGTGAAAGCGATGTGGCGGATGTGCATATTGCCCCACATACGTTGCGGGTGGCGGCGATGTTTACAATTTTAACGCGTTTGAAAGAGCCGAAGCGTGGCGATATTGACCTTGTGAAAAAAATGCGCTTGTATGATGGCGAGCTTGTCGAAGGATTTAATGAAGTCGATGTAGAGGAATTGAAAAAAGAACATCCAGACGAAGGAATGAGCGGTATTGATCCACGCTATGTCATTAATCGCATTTCGTCTTGTATTATTCGAAAAGAAGTGCCGTCCATTAATGCGTTAGATGTATTACGAGCATTGAAGGAAGGATTAGAGCATCACCCGTCTATTTCAAAAGAAGATCGGGAACGTTATTTAAATTTCATTTCGATTGCACGAAAAGAATATGACGAAATTGCAAAGCGTGAAGTGCAAAAAGCGTTCGTTTACTCGTATGAAGAATCGGCGAAAACGTTGATGGACAATTATTTAGATAATGTGGAAGCATACTGCAATAAAGCAAAAATTCGCGATCCGCTAACGGGAGAAGAAATGAATCCAGATGAAAAGTTAATGCGATCGATTGAAGAGCAAATTGGCATTTCGGAAAATGCGAAAAAAGCGTTCCGTGAAGAAATTTTAATTCGTATTTCGGCATATGCGCGCAAAGGTCAGCGTTTTGATTATAATTCACACGAACGGTTGCGCGAAGCGATTCAGAAAAAGCTATTTGCCGATTTAAAAGACATCGTCAAAATTACGACATCAACAAAAACACCGGATGAACAACAACTAAAGAAAATTAATGAAGTTGTCGCTCGTTTAATTGACGAGTACGGTTATAATTCCACTTCGGCAAATGAGCTGCTTCGTTATGTCGGAAGTTTATTAAACAGATAA
- a CDS encoding transglutaminase-like domain-containing protein has translation MELIPESTNLMDYLEELDVVNFSHYLIQKKMNELFHEGQSEMEKAKIAFEFVRDKISHSWDIQSTRVTCKASEVLYYKEGICYAKSNLLAALLRSQGIPTGFCYQRLMLFDTPEKGYCIHALNAIFLKTLNKWIRLDARGNKKGIDAQFSIDEEKLAFTPQKEFDERDYPIIYAKPHLKTIAVLEEHTDALEMYKNHLPEYL, from the coding sequence GTGGAACTAATTCCTGAGTCCACTAATTTAATGGATTATCTGGAAGAATTGGATGTTGTAAATTTTTCCCATTATTTAATTCAGAAAAAAATGAATGAATTGTTTCATGAAGGACAGTCAGAAATGGAAAAGGCTAAAATAGCATTTGAATTTGTAAGAGATAAGATTTCTCATTCGTGGGATATACAAAGCACAAGAGTTACATGTAAAGCTTCTGAGGTTCTTTACTATAAAGAAGGAATTTGTTATGCAAAATCAAATTTATTAGCTGCACTACTACGTTCGCAGGGGATACCAACTGGTTTTTGTTATCAACGATTGATGTTGTTTGATACGCCAGAAAAAGGTTATTGTATTCATGCTCTAAATGCAATTTTTCTGAAAACACTTAATAAATGGATTCGATTAGATGCTCGTGGTAATAAAAAGGGAATTGATGCTCAATTTTCAATTGACGAAGAAAAGTTAGCTTTTACTCCTCAAAAAGAATTTGATGAAAGAGATTATCCAATAATTTATGCGAAGCCACATCTAAAAACAATTGCTGTTTTAGAAGAACATACAGATGCATTAGAAATGTATAAAAATCATTTGCCAGAATATTTATAG
- the istB gene encoding IS21-like element IS5376 family helper ATPase IstB yields MKEQIHEYCHRLHLPVMAERWSAMTEYAATHNIPYSEFLFRLLEAEIIEKQERSIQTLIKLSKLPYRKTIDTFDFNALPSVDERRIRELLTLSFIDRKENILFLGPPGIGKTHLAISIGMEAIARGYKTYFITAHDLVTQLRKADQEGKLEKKLRMFVKPTILIIDEMGYLKLDPNSAHYLFQVIARRYEHAPIILTSNKSFGEWGEIVGDSVLATAMLDRLLHHSIIFNLKGESYRLREKRLQEEKQKDQ; encoded by the coding sequence ATGAAAGAACAAATACACGAGTATTGCCACCGTCTTCATTTGCCTGTCATGGCGGAGCGATGGTCCGCCATGACAGAATACGCAGCTACTCATAATATACCATATTCGGAGTTTTTATTCCGCTTATTAGAGGCGGAAATCATCGAAAAACAGGAACGATCGATCCAAACGCTCATCAAACTGTCCAAACTGCCATATCGCAAGACGATCGATACGTTTGATTTTAACGCACTGCCTTCCGTGGATGAGCGCCGGATTCGAGAGCTGCTTACCTTATCGTTTATTGATCGAAAGGAGAATATTCTTTTTCTCGGTCCGCCGGGGATTGGAAAGACACATCTGGCTATTTCGATTGGAATGGAGGCGATCGCAAGAGGGTATAAAACGTATTTTATTACCGCCCATGATTTGGTCACTCAGTTAAGAAAAGCCGACCAGGAAGGAAAGCTGGAAAAAAAGCTTCGCATGTTTGTGAAGCCAACCATTCTCATTATTGATGAAATGGGGTATCTAAAACTGGACCCGAACAGCGCTCATTACTTATTTCAAGTGATCGCCCGGCGGTACGAGCATGCCCCGATTATCCTCACCTCCAACAAAAGCTTTGGGGAATGGGGAGAAATCGTGGGAGACTCGGTATTGGCGACCGCGATGTTAGATCGATTACTGCATCATTCCATCATTTTCAACCTAAAGGGGGAAAGCTATCGATTACGGGAAAAGAGGCTCCAAGAAGAAAAACAGAAGGATCAAT
- the istA gene encoding IS21 family transposase: MITRGEFFMIKEMYERGMSISDIARELGIDRKTVRKYIHSPNPPSKSKRKQRKSKLDPFKPYLQKRMLEDGVFNSEKLFFEIRQQGYMGGKTILKDYMKPFRETAKKKYTVRYETLPGEQMQVDWKEVGEVVIEGKKVKLSLFVATLGYSRMKYAVFTTSQDQEHLMECLIQSFKYFGGVPKKVLFDNMKTVTDGREQGVVKWNQRFSEFASYYGFIPKVCRPYRAQTKGKVERAIQYIMDHFYVGTAFESIEELNFLLHRWLDQVANRKPNATTGIPPQERWAEEQLKPLPLNDYDTSYLSYRKVHWDGSFSYKGEQWLLSAEYAGKEILVKERLNGDIRLYYRGEEISYLNQQKKVISFAEKIKKKQTETAVTISPVSVEVDTRPLSVYDTFLRGESS, translated from the coding sequence ATGATTACGAGAGGGGAATTTTTTATGATCAAAGAGATGTATGAAAGGGGAATGAGTATTTCCGATATTGCGAGGGAATTGGGGATCGATCGGAAAACCGTCCGAAAATATATTCACTCCCCCAATCCTCCTTCCAAATCCAAGCGAAAACAAAGAAAAAGCAAGTTAGATCCATTTAAGCCGTATCTTCAAAAACGAATGTTAGAAGATGGGGTGTTTAATAGCGAAAAGTTGTTTTTTGAAATTCGACAACAGGGCTATATGGGAGGAAAGACGATTTTAAAAGACTATATGAAACCTTTCCGAGAGACGGCGAAAAAGAAATACACCGTTCGTTATGAAACGCTTCCTGGCGAACAAATGCAAGTCGATTGGAAAGAAGTTGGGGAGGTCGTGATCGAAGGGAAAAAAGTCAAGTTATCGCTATTTGTGGCCACGTTAGGCTATTCGCGGATGAAATACGCGGTATTTACGACCAGCCAGGATCAGGAACACTTAATGGAATGCCTGATTCAGAGCTTCAAGTACTTTGGCGGGGTTCCGAAGAAGGTGTTATTTGACAATATGAAGACCGTTACAGACGGCCGGGAACAAGGAGTGGTGAAATGGAATCAACGATTTTCTGAATTTGCGAGTTACTACGGATTTATTCCAAAAGTGTGCCGGCCTTACCGGGCCCAGACAAAGGGAAAAGTCGAACGAGCCATTCAGTATATCATGGATCACTTCTATGTGGGGACAGCGTTTGAAAGCATCGAGGAATTAAATTTCCTTTTACATCGTTGGCTCGATCAAGTGGCGAATCGGAAGCCAAACGCCACTACCGGCATTCCTCCGCAAGAGCGTTGGGCAGAGGAACAGCTGAAACCTCTCCCGTTGAACGATTACGATACGAGCTATCTTTCCTATCGGAAGGTGCATTGGGATGGCAGTTTCTCTTACAAAGGGGAACAATGGCTTCTATCGGCGGAGTATGCGGGCAAAGAAATTCTGGTGAAGGAGCGATTAAATGGGGATATTCGATTGTATTATCGAGGGGAGGAGATTTCTTACTTGAACCAACAGAAAAAAGTGATTTCATTCGCCGAAAAAATCAAAAAGAAACAGACGGAAACGGCCGTCACCATTTCGCCTGTTTCGGTGGAAGTGGATACTCGTCCATTGTCCGTTTATGACACGTTCCTGCGAGGGGAAAGCTCATGA